From a region of the Methylocystis hirsuta genome:
- the istB gene encoding IS21-like element helper ATPase IstB, with protein MSASQESTSQTIVAPQVLLGNHLKALKLPTFAREYEKVALESAQDRADYPRYLLRLCELERIDRERRNVERRIRLARFTQIKSLDTFDFAAQPSLNKPLVLELARCEWIEKRQNCIALGPSGTGKTHVALALGLAACQKGFSVAFTSAAALVHELMEARDERRLRALQKHLNTVKLLIVDELGYVPFTAVGSELLFEVFSQRYERGATLVTSNLPFDEWTSVFGSERLTGALLDRLTHHVHILEMNGDSYRLATARKAQRRNADEPSVSPRTKGEADADI; from the coding sequence ATGAGCGCCTCGCAGGAGTCGACCTCCCAAACGATCGTCGCGCCGCAGGTGCTACTGGGCAATCACCTCAAGGCGTTGAAGCTTCCCACCTTCGCGCGCGAATATGAGAAAGTGGCGCTGGAATCGGCGCAAGATCGCGCCGATTATCCGCGCTATTTGCTGCGCCTGTGCGAACTGGAGCGCATCGATCGCGAGCGGCGCAATGTCGAGCGTCGCATTCGCCTGGCGCGCTTTACGCAGATCAAGAGCCTCGACACATTCGACTTCGCCGCGCAGCCGTCACTCAACAAGCCGCTGGTTCTGGAGCTGGCGCGGTGCGAATGGATAGAGAAGCGACAGAACTGCATCGCGCTGGGTCCATCCGGAACCGGCAAGACTCACGTCGCGCTCGCCCTTGGGCTCGCCGCTTGCCAAAAGGGCTTCAGCGTCGCCTTCACCTCGGCCGCCGCTCTCGTGCACGAACTCATGGAAGCGCGCGACGAGCGCCGCCTGCGGGCGCTGCAAAAGCATCTCAACACCGTCAAATTGCTGATCGTCGATGAGCTGGGCTACGTGCCGTTCACGGCGGTTGGTTCTGAACTGCTCTTCGAGGTCTTCAGCCAGCGCTATGAACGTGGCGCCACGCTGGTGACCAGCAATCTGCCATTCGATGAATGGACGTCGGTGTTCGGGTCGGAACGGCTCACCGGCGCACTGCTCGATCGGCTCACCCATCATGTCCACATTCTGGAGATGAACGGCGACAGCTATCGTCTCGCGACAGCCAGGAAGGCGCAACGGCGCAATGCCGACGAGCCTAGCGTAAGCCCAAGAACCAAGGGAGAAGCCGACGCAGACATTTAA
- a CDS encoding helix-turn-helix domain-containing protein, producing the protein MAREAIGVKRYAVRLSGEERAHLEAMLRKGKHGAKTLVKAHILLKADVSEAGEGLSDGEIIEQLETSASMVYRVRKQLVEEGFAAVLTRKPHTRPSVPRIFDGEKEARLIALSCSTPPKGYARWTLRLLEKKVVELEIVETASDSTIGRVVNGGDKLCQMAA; encoded by the coding sequence ATGGCGCGGGAAGCGATCGGCGTGAAGCGGTATGCGGTGCGCTTGAGCGGCGAGGAGCGGGCGCATCTGGAAGCCATGCTGCGCAAGGGCAAGCATGGGGCGAAGACGCTGGTAAAGGCTCATATTTTGCTGAAGGCGGACGTTTCCGAGGCGGGCGAAGGCTTGAGCGACGGCGAGATCATCGAACAATTGGAGACGAGCGCGTCGATGGTCTATCGGGTGCGCAAGCAGCTCGTAGAGGAAGGCTTCGCCGCGGTCTTGACGCGCAAGCCGCACACGCGTCCCTCCGTGCCGCGGATTTTTGACGGCGAGAAGGAAGCCAGGCTGATAGCCTTGTCCTGCTCGACGCCGCCGAAAGGCTATGCGCGCTGGACGTTGCGGCTGCTGGAAAAGAAAGTCGTCGAGCTCGAAATCGTCGAGACGGCGAGCGACAGCACGATCGGTCGTGTTGTCAACGGCGGCGACAAATTGTGCCAGATGGCGGCGTAA
- a CDS encoding DUF7146 domain-containing protein gives MAERIRNLQPGEASYSNSLKRPTRCFLSLQPRAPEPDKQRPYAESTLAGSPEPARRLFAISRPIAGTLAETYLRHRGITGFHGTTNLRFHPRCYYRPDNCSPVQTWPALIAAVSDLEGKLTGVQRSWLDPSGHSKAPIETPRRAMGCLLGNAVRFGVAHDIMAAGEGIETVLSLRCVMPTMPMIAALSSAHLAAILFPTTLRRLYVLRDNDEAGAGAAATLLDRANSAGIETIILSPTLGDFNDDLRLLGVEQLRAALRPRLAPQDVGRFMEPGSRTRPMQRRRLRV, from the coding sequence ATGGCGGAGCGAATCAGGAATCTTCAGCCGGGGGAAGCGTCCTATTCAAATTCGCTGAAGCGACCCACTAGGTGCTTTCTCAGCCTGCAGCCACGAGCGCCAGAACCGGATAAGCAGCGACCCTACGCAGAGTCGACGCTCGCGGGTTCGCCGGAGCCGGCGAGACGCCTGTTCGCAATTTCGCGGCCGATCGCGGGCACGCTTGCCGAGACGTATTTGCGCCATCGCGGCATTACCGGGTTCCACGGAACCACTAATCTGCGCTTCCATCCGCGTTGTTACTATCGGCCGGACAATTGCTCGCCGGTCCAGACCTGGCCTGCGTTGATCGCCGCAGTCTCCGATCTCGAGGGGAAGCTCACCGGCGTGCAACGCTCCTGGCTTGATCCGTCGGGTCACAGCAAAGCGCCAATCGAAACGCCGAGACGGGCGATGGGCTGTCTCCTCGGCAACGCTGTCCGCTTCGGTGTGGCGCATGACATCATGGCGGCGGGTGAAGGAATCGAAACCGTGCTGTCGCTTCGCTGCGTCATGCCGACCATGCCAATGATTGCGGCGCTGTCGTCCGCGCATCTTGCCGCCATCCTGTTTCCGACCACCTTGCGCCGCCTCTATGTCCTTCGCGACAACGACGAGGCAGGCGCCGGCGCGGCGGCGACCTTGTTGGACCGCGCAAATTCGGCAGGGATCGAGACGATCATCCTGTCGCCGACGCTGGGCGACTTCAACGACGACCTCCGTCTGCTTGGGGTCGAGCAGTTACGAGCGGCCCTCAGGCCGCGACTCGCGCCGCAGGACGTCGGGCGCTTCATGGAACCGGGAAGCCGAACGAGGCCGATGCAGCGGCGCCGGCTACGTGTCTGA
- a CDS encoding DUF2493 domain-containing protein has product MASDRDIPGFEPPPHSSSTEHALAELQLYGFRPFQDEPDPRPLPEARTITVAVADIFDALVATLGDTRLEPDLEALLWSTVNLFHRAVLRNERELDDNQQAQRRSQNEQDGSEIRSVELERLIVEGRTLIERRDSMELFRDEAADHFERHIGSCWRPHSGSKVNHRALTSAMIDSRDFLAAQRRAANETLLPAGAKVAFTGGLDFNDHGAIWDRLDKAHAKQPDMVLLHGGAPRGAERIAACWADHRKVPQIAFKPDWKRHAKAAPFKRNDHMLATLPIGVIVFPGSGISANLADKARMLGIPVWKFNDGGA; this is encoded by the coding sequence ATGGCTTCCGATCGCGACATACCGGGCTTCGAGCCACCGCCGCACTCGTCCTCGACCGAGCACGCGCTCGCCGAACTCCAGCTTTATGGCTTCCGTCCCTTCCAGGACGAACCCGACCCGAGGCCACTTCCCGAAGCGCGAACGATCACCGTGGCGGTCGCCGACATCTTCGACGCTCTTGTCGCGACATTGGGCGACACCCGCCTCGAACCCGACCTCGAGGCGCTGCTCTGGTCGACGGTCAATCTCTTCCATCGTGCTGTCTTACGCAATGAGCGCGAACTCGATGACAATCAGCAGGCGCAGCGACGCAGTCAGAATGAACAGGACGGCTCGGAAATCCGCTCGGTTGAGCTCGAACGCCTGATCGTCGAAGGGCGGACGCTCATCGAACGCCGCGACAGCATGGAGCTCTTCCGCGACGAAGCCGCAGACCACTTCGAGCGCCACATCGGCTCATGCTGGCGTCCGCACTCAGGCTCCAAGGTCAACCATCGCGCACTGACCTCGGCGATGATCGACAGTCGCGATTTTCTTGCCGCCCAGCGACGCGCTGCGAACGAGACGTTGCTTCCCGCCGGGGCCAAGGTTGCCTTTACGGGTGGCCTCGACTTCAACGACCATGGCGCCATCTGGGATCGACTCGACAAGGCTCACGCCAAGCAACCCGACATGGTGCTGCTACACGGCGGGGCCCCACGAGGGGCGGAGCGTATCGCCGCCTGCTGGGCCGATCATCGCAAAGTGCCGCAAATCGCCTTCAAGCCCGACTGGAAGCGTCACGCCAAGGCTGCGCCGTTCAAGCGAAACGACCACATGCTGGCGACGCTGCCGATCGGCGTCATCGTCTTTCCCGGCTCAGGCATCTCCGCCAATCTCGCCGACAAGGCGCGCATGCTTGGCATCCCTGTGTGGAAATTCAATGACGGCGGCGCGTGA
- a CDS encoding GNAT family N-acetyltransferase, which yields MTKANPHLLASGTYYVTKTADEECIGCGGWTLERPGDDEIQNGVAHIRHFATHPRWLRKGIGSALLSRCIRDAEERSIRTLECYSTLNASYFYGSAGFKRVQTFEAPLTRETKLPAIRMTRTQG from the coding sequence ATGACGAAGGCTAATCCACATCTGCTTGCATCTGGGACCTATTACGTCACAAAGACGGCCGATGAGGAATGCATCGGATGCGGCGGATGGACCTTAGAGCGGCCCGGCGACGACGAGATCCAAAATGGAGTCGCGCATATCCGACACTTTGCGACGCACCCGCGATGGCTACGCAAAGGCATTGGGAGTGCGCTCCTGTCGCGCTGTATACGAGACGCTGAAGAGCGGTCCATTCGGACGCTCGAGTGCTACTCGACACTGAATGCATCGTACTTTTATGGTAGCGCCGGTTTCAAGAGAGTTCAGACGTTTGAAGCGCCACTGACACGGGAGACTAAGTTACCGGCGATCCGCATGACGCGCACTCAGGGTTGA